From a region of the Arvicanthis niloticus isolate mArvNil1 chromosome 6, mArvNil1.pat.X, whole genome shotgun sequence genome:
- the Fn3krp gene encoding ketosamine-3-kinase translates to METLLKRELGCSSVKATGHSGGGCISQGQSYDTDKGRVFVKVNSKAEAKRMFDGEMASLTAILKTDTVKVPKPIKVLDAPGGGSMLVMEHLDMRYLSSHAAKLGTQLADLHLENRKLGERLLKEAGTVGKGGGQAERQYVDQFGFDVVTCCGYLPQVNDWQKDWVTFYARQRIQPQMDMVEKKSGDREALELWSALQLKIPDLFRDLEIVPSLLHGDLWGGNVAEDSSGPIIFDPASFYGHSEYELAIAGMFGGFSNPFYSAYHSKIPKTPGFEKRLQLYQLFHYLNHWNHFGSGYRGSSLNIMRNLSK, encoded by the exons ATGGAGACCCTGCTTAAGCGGGAGCTGGGCTGCAGCTCAGTCAAAGCTACGGGTCACTCGGGCGGCGGGTGCATTAGCCAGGGCCAGAGTTATGACACGGACAAAGGACGAGTGTTTGTGAAAGTGAACTCCAAGGCAGAG GCTAAAAGGATGTTTGACGGTGAGATGGCAAGCTTAACTGCCATCCTGAAGACAGACACAGTCAAAGTACCCAAGCCCATCAAGGTTCTCGATGCCCCAGGAGGAGGGAGCATGCTAGTGATGGAACATTTGGACATGCGGTACCTGAGCAG TCATGCCGCCAAGCTTGGGACCCAGCTTGCAGATCTACACCTTGAGAACAGGAAGCTTGGAGAGAGGCTCCTGAAGGAGGCTGGCACTGTGG GGAAAGGAGGCGGACAGGCCGAGCGGCAGTATGTGGACCAGTTCGGGTTTGATGTAGTGACGTGCTGTGGATACCTCCCCCAG GTAAATGACTGGCAAAAGGATTGGGTCACATTCTATGCCAGGCAACGCATTCAGCCCCAGATGGACATGGTGGAGAAGAAGTCTGGGGACCGGGAAGCTCTTGAGCTGTGGTCTGCTCTGCAG TTGAAGATTCCTGACCTGTTCCGTGATCTGGAAATTGTGCCCTCCTTACTTCACGGAGACCTCTGGGGAGGGAATGTAGCAGAAGATTCCTCGGGGCCCATCATTTTTGATCCAGCATCCTTCTACGGCCACTCAGAATATGAGCTGGCAATAGCCGGCATGTTCGGGGGCTTCAGTAACCCCTTTTACTCTGCATACCATAGCAAAATCCCTAAAACCCCAGGATTTGAGAAGCGCTTGCAGTTGTACCAGCTCTTTCACTATCTGAACCACTGGAATCATTTTGGATCTGGGTACAGAGGATCCTCTCTGAACATCATGAGGAATCTCAGCAAATGA